Proteins from a genomic interval of Candidatus Methanoperedens sp.:
- a CDS encoding ATP-binding protein, translating into MTYEEIIIRQNRHWRGEKFPTGIERDIKFEVLKFLETKYVLVITGVRRSGKSYLLFQLVDVFLKKLPPENVLYVNFDDPVFLRLITDPNGIETLYRDYLKLKNPKGIKYLLFDEIQNVPNWEKWIKASYDMEEGIRFIITGSNATLLSSELSTLLTGRNLQFEVFPFNFREILKAKGEDIIVSPDPREIYVRNYGIKDTLRHHLDEVLKWGSFPEVVFLDESQREAVLKEYYKDILYRDIVPRFEVRHANKLEEIAYFVMGNISNAVSYHNIGELAGTHENTVREYLTYFEKAYLSFQVAKFSYSLKEQIKNPKKVYFIDTGMRNTVSFRFSQDIGRLCENLVFIDLRRRGKKVYYWKGKGEVDFVVMEGMKVEQLIQVCWDINDAKTKEREVAGLVEAMRSVEVEEGIVVTDDYFGEEEREGKRVRFVPLWCWLVRE; encoded by the coding sequence ATGACCTATGAAGAGATAATTATCAGGCAGAACCGGCACTGGAGGGGCGAAAAATTTCCCACAGGCATAGAGAGGGATATCAAGTTCGAGGTTCTGAAATTTCTTGAAACAAAATACGTTCTTGTAATAACAGGGGTCAGAAGGTCAGGTAAATCCTATCTACTTTTTCAACTTGTGGACGTTTTCTTAAAAAAATTACCGCCCGAAAACGTGCTCTATGTGAATTTCGATGATCCCGTTTTCCTGAGATTAATAACCGATCCTAATGGCATCGAAACCCTCTACAGGGATTACTTAAAGCTTAAAAACCCAAAAGGGATAAAGTATTTGCTGTTTGATGAAATCCAGAACGTTCCAAACTGGGAGAAGTGGATAAAAGCATCCTACGATATGGAGGAAGGTATAAGGTTCATAATAACAGGCTCGAATGCTACGCTGTTATCCTCTGAACTCTCAACGCTCCTGACTGGAAGAAACCTTCAGTTTGAGGTATTTCCCTTTAATTTCAGGGAAATACTGAAAGCAAAGGGTGAAGATATAATCGTATCGCCTGACCCCAGAGAGATTTATGTGAGGAATTACGGGATAAAGGACACACTGAGGCATCATCTTGACGAGGTGCTTAAATGGGGTAGTTTCCCCGAGGTTGTTTTTCTTGATGAATCGCAGAGGGAGGCTGTTTTAAAAGAATATTATAAGGATATCCTATACAGGGACATCGTTCCCCGCTTTGAGGTGAGGCACGCTAATAAACTTGAAGAGATAGCCTATTTTGTAATGGGGAATATTTCAAACGCTGTGAGCTACCATAATATCGGGGAACTTGCAGGAACCCATGAGAATACAGTCAGGGAATATCTTACTTATTTTGAAAAAGCCTATCTTTCGTTTCAGGTTGCTAAATTTTCATACTCACTGAAAGAGCAAATAAAAAATCCAAAGAAGGTTTATTTCATCGATACGGGGATGAGAAATACCGTGTCTTTCAGGTTTTCACAGGATATCGGGAGGCTCTGCGAGAACCTTGTTTTTATTGACCTCAGGAGAAGGGGGAAGAAGGTTTATTACTGGAAGGGAAAGGGCGAAGTTGATTTTGTTGTAATGGAAGGCATGAAGGTGGAGCAGTTGATCCAGGTATGCTGGGATATCAATGATGCTAAGACGAAGGAGAGGGAGGTGGCGGGGCTTGTGGAGGCTATGAGGAGTGTTGAGGTTGAGGAGGGGATTGTTGTGACGGATGATTATTTTGGGGAGGAGGAGAGGGAGGGGAAGAGGGTGAGGTTTGTGCCGCTGTGGTGCTGGCTGGTGAGGGAGTGA
- a CDS encoding redoxin domain-containing protein → MKTKTITLILVLIAIASAITYLESLKPVRISPQEAVIRPNVAAGNLSNAAQEERILNRDKLAKYPFAKEIVNPSGYINTDKITVSELIGKKVILIDFWTYSCINCQRTIPYLNSWYEKYGDKGLEIIGVHTPEFLFEQKYENVLAAVNKFGVKYPVVMDNNYSTWTAYGNLYWPHKYLIDIDGFIVYDHIGEGAYDEAEQKIQELLQERMAVLNINEKVTTQISKPASAVDVDFTKVGSPEVYFGAARNTYLGNGMPNMVGIQNLSEPAEININTLYLVGSWNFQEEYAENENPQAKVIFHYNAKSVYFVASAKDGAIIQIFRDGKQLGNEAGADVMNKNGSSIVNVTESRLYKLIEDPTGYGEHTLEIVIENPGLQAFTFTFG, encoded by the coding sequence ATGAAAACAAAAACAATCACTCTCATCCTGGTTCTTATTGCGATTGCCTCGGCGATCACATATTTAGAGTCGCTGAAACCTGTGAGGATATCACCACAGGAAGCTGTGATCCGGCCTAACGTCGCAGCAGGAAACTTATCGAACGCCGCACAGGAAGAAAGAATTCTCAATAGAGATAAGCTGGCAAAATATCCATTCGCCAAGGAAATTGTTAATCCTTCCGGCTATATCAACACGGATAAGATCACGGTGTCTGAGCTTATTGGCAAGAAGGTCATTCTTATCGATTTCTGGACATACAGTTGTATCAACTGCCAGCGGACCATACCCTATCTCAACAGCTGGTATGAAAAGTACGGGGATAAAGGGCTTGAGATCATTGGAGTGCACACCCCTGAGTTCCTCTTTGAACAAAAATATGAAAACGTGCTTGCTGCGGTGAACAAATTCGGCGTTAAATATCCTGTGGTTATGGACAACAATTATTCAACATGGACCGCTTACGGCAACCTCTACTGGCCTCATAAATATCTCATCGATATAGATGGGTTCATAGTCTATGACCATATTGGCGAAGGGGCATACGATGAAGCGGAGCAGAAGATCCAGGAACTTTTGCAGGAGAGGATGGCGGTTTTGAATATAAATGAAAAGGTTACCACTCAAATTTCAAAGCCTGCAAGCGCAGTGGATGTTGATTTTACAAAAGTGGGAAGCCCAGAGGTTTATTTTGGTGCGGCCAGGAATACATATCTTGGCAATGGAATGCCTAATATGGTTGGGATTCAAAACCTTTCCGAACCCGCAGAAATCAATATCAACACCCTCTATCTCGTGGGAAGCTGGAATTTTCAGGAAGAATATGCTGAAAATGAAAATCCACAGGCAAAGGTCATTTTCCACTATAACGCAAAGAGCGTTTATTTTGTGGCAAGCGCAAAAGACGGTGCGATAATCCAAATTTTTCGTGATGGCAAGCAGCTTGGAAATGAAGCCGGAGCAGATGTTATGAACAAAAATGGTTCAAGCATCGTTAATGTGACCGAATCCCGTCTCTATAAACTCATTGAAGACCCCACAGGTTATGGCGAACATACGCTTGAGATCGTTATAGAGAACCCCGGTCTTCAGGCATTCACTTTTACTTTCGGTTGA
- a CDS encoding beta-propeller fold lactonase family protein, with the protein MVSNERYIEKLELSNIQISKHCIPGNKTRANWGKSAWSISQAVALAFLALLALGTIAFLSPVAAAADDGNGAVYTMTNAAAGNEVIRYDRAADGTLIFSGTFSTNGMGTGSSLGSQGGLVLSEEGDLLLVVNAGSNDTSVFRVKPKGLMLTDKVSSGGIQPISIAIHEDLVYVLNAGASGNIAGFHLSNKGKLSLIPGSTRPLSGIAVGPAEIAFDPDGKVLVVTEKSSNIIDTYTVDKKGIANGPMTHASNGATPFGFAFDKKGHLIVSEAASNALSSYAVDDHGNLVTISGSIPDFQIAACWVVVTKNGKFAYTNNAHSGTISSYEIGKTGMISLLDSIAGTPGTGNIDLALSKNSKFLYSLNFGVSTIAGFRVNPDGSLTPVTTVSVPGGANGLAAR; encoded by the coding sequence ATGGTTAGTAATGAAAGATATATAGAAAAGCTGGAATTATCTAACATCCAAATTTCTAAGCATTGTATACCTGGAAATAAGACTCGAGCCAATTGGGGTAAGAGTGCATGGTCAATATCTCAGGCAGTAGCGTTGGCATTTTTGGCGTTGCTGGCTCTCGGAACGATTGCGTTTCTTTCTCCGGTTGCTGCCGCGGCAGACGACGGAAATGGAGCTGTGTATACCATGACTAATGCGGCAGCAGGCAACGAGGTGATACGTTATGACCGGGCGGCCGATGGTACATTAATCTTCTCCGGTACCTTCTCAACTAATGGTATGGGGACGGGAAGCAGCCTTGGTAGCCAAGGCGGACTGGTACTCAGCGAAGAAGGCGATTTGCTTTTAGTAGTCAATGCAGGAAGCAATGATACCTCTGTTTTCCGGGTGAAACCCAAAGGCTTGATGCTTACAGACAAGGTTAGTTCAGGTGGAATCCAGCCAATCAGCATCGCAATCCATGAAGATTTGGTGTACGTCCTGAATGCTGGAGCATCCGGTAATATTGCAGGTTTCCATCTGAGCAATAAAGGCAAGCTGTCACTTATTCCCGGATCTACCCGACCTTTGAGTGGCATAGCTGTTGGTCCTGCGGAGATAGCTTTTGATCCCGATGGAAAAGTGTTAGTGGTCACGGAGAAATCCTCCAACATCATCGATACGTATACTGTAGATAAAAAAGGAATTGCGAATGGACCTATGACACATGCTTCTAATGGCGCAACACCATTTGGGTTCGCATTTGATAAAAAAGGACATCTAATTGTTAGTGAAGCTGCTTCCAATGCTCTTTCTTCGTACGCTGTGGATGATCATGGCAATCTGGTCACAATAAGTGGCTCCATCCCGGATTTCCAGATTGCGGCCTGCTGGGTTGTAGTAACTAAAAATGGGAAGTTCGCCTATACAAATAATGCACATAGCGGCACTATCTCGAGTTACGAAATCGGCAAAACAGGGATGATTTCCCTTCTCGATTCGATCGCAGGCACACCCGGCACAGGAAATATTGACTTGGCCTTAAGTAAGAACAGCAAGTTTCTGTATAGCCTGAACTTCGGAGTTAGCACAATTGCTGGCTTCCGGGTTAATCCAGATGGCAGCCTTACACCGGTGACGACGGTTAGTGTACCCGGCGGAGCCAATGGTCTGGCGGCTCGCTAA
- the msrA gene encoding peptide-methionine (S)-S-oxide reductase MsrA, translated as MHQRNISEIATLAGGCFWCLEAIFNELRGVEKVVSGFSGGSAPNPSYSEVCTGTTGHAEAVQITFDPQIISFRELLEVFFTIHDPTTMNRQGADIGTQYRSVIFYHSSEQEKVAREVIAEVEAAKIWDAPIVTELTPFKSFYTAEEYHQDYLEHNPDQPYCRIVIAPKVAKFRKQFLAKLKR; from the coding sequence ATGCATCAACGCAACATAAGCGAAATCGCAACCCTGGCCGGCGGATGTTTCTGGTGTCTGGAGGCCATCTTCAACGAACTGCGTGGTGTGGAGAAAGTGGTATCAGGCTTCTCCGGGGGCAGTGCGCCCAACCCATCCTATAGCGAGGTCTGCACCGGAACAACAGGCCACGCCGAGGCTGTCCAGATCACGTTTGATCCCCAGATTATCTCGTTCAGAGAGCTTCTGGAGGTCTTCTTCACGATCCACGACCCAACTACAATGAATCGCCAGGGTGCGGATATTGGCACCCAGTACCGCTCGGTGATATTCTATCATTCATCGGAACAGGAAAAGGTTGCCAGAGAGGTGATTGCAGAAGTCGAGGCTGCAAAAATCTGGGATGCGCCGATCGTAACCGAGCTCACGCCGTTCAAATCGTTCTACACAGCAGAGGAGTATCACCAGGATTATCTTGAGCACAACCCTGACCAACCCTACTGCCGCATAGTGATTGCCCCAAAGGTAGCCAAATTTCGCAAGCAATTTCTTGCTAAGCTCAAGAGGTAA